In Boudabousia tangfeifanii, the DNA window AAAAAGCAGAAAACCGAGCCAAAAAGACGCAACACGATAAAGGCAAAATGACCGCTCGGGAACGCTTGGAAATGCTTGCCGACCCTGGCACCTTTCGAGAAATCAACCGCTTCCTCGGAGGCGATATTGACGAAGAATACCTCGGCAGTGGGGTCATCACCGGCTTTTGCCAAATCGGTGGACGCCCGGTGGCAGTTTACGCCCAAGATTTTTCTGTGCGTGGCGGTTCCCTTGGCCAAGTTGAAGGCCAAAAAATGATTCATCTGATTAAACAGGCAGTCGACCTCGGCATGCCCATTATTTCCCTCCTAGATTCTGGAGGCGCTCGGATTCAAGAGGGGGTGGCCGCCCTCGCCCAATATGGCAAAGTCTTTCAGGCTACCTCCCTCGCTTCTGGGGTTGTCCCGCAAATCAGCGTCATCCTCGGTCCGTGTGCCGGCGGCGCAGTTTACGGCCCAGCCCTGACCGACTTTGTCGTAATGACCAAACGTTCCTCTTTCATGTTCGTAACCGGTCCCGAGGTGGTCAAAGCAGTCACCGGTGAAGTAGTAACCAGTGACGAACTCGGCGGGGCCCAAATGCACTCCGCAGTCACCGGGGTCTCGCACTATCTGGCCGAGGACGAGGCCGATGCCCTCGACTTTACCCGTACCCTGCTCAGCTACCTACCCGCCAACAGCAAGGAAGCACCCCCAACATTCGCCTACCAAACCAACCAGGCCGATCTGGAAAATGCGGCCCGGGTGGGCGAACTAGTGCCGGTCAGCCCCAAACAGTCCTACGACATGGTTGAGGTGATTACCTCGCTAGTGGACCACGGTGAATTCCTTGAAATTCAAGAACTATTCGCCCCCTCGGTGATTACCGGATTCGGAGCTTTTTGCGGACAAAGCGTGGGGATTGTCGCCAACCAGTCGCTAGTGGATGCGGGTACCTTGGACGTCAATGCCTCCGAAAAAGCCGCCCGCTTTGTGCAATTCTGCAACGCTTTCTCCTTCCCGGTGGTGACCTTGGTTGATGTTCCCGGCTATCGCCCCGGAACCGAACAAGAACGAGCCGGCATCATTCGTCGCGGAGCCAAAGTCATCACCGCCTACGCCACCGCTACCGTCCCTCTGATCACCGTCATTGTGCGCAAAGCCTACGGTGGCGCCTACATCGTGATGGGTTCAAAAGCCATGGGCGCCGATTTCAACTTTGCCTGGCCCGGCGCGCAAATCGCGGTAATGGGCAGCGAAGGAGCCGTCAATATTGTCTATCGCAAAGAGCTGGCCCAAGCCAAGGCCGATGGTAAGGACCTGGCCGAAGCCCGTAAACGACTTGAAGAAACCTATGCTACTCAAGCCGTCTCCCCCAACCTCTCACTTGAAATTGGGGAACTCGACGGGCTAATCACCCCCGAGCAAACTCGAGACACCATCTGTCAGGCCCTAGCCGCCACCAGAAATAAACAACGTCGCCCTAACGCGTGGGCCCATGCGGCCAATCCCCCGCTCTAAACCCACCACCAAGACTTAATACTCCACCATCAGGCAAAAGGAAACAAAATGGAACAGCAAAAAATGACACTCCCCGTCCTCTTCGCAGGTCAAGCGAGCAATTGGCTCGCTTGCTGGCAAGACACCGACTTCGGCCAAAGCCAGGGAGCCAAACTATCCGAACAAGTTTGGGAAGAAGCGAAGGCTAAGCTAGGCGCAGTCCTGCAAGAACTCGTCACCATCGCCCCAGATTCCTTAACTCAAGTTGATCAGCTTTTCCAAGGCCGCACCCAAGGAGTAACTGCCCAGGACGCTACCGTTTCCATGCCGGCCATTTTGCTCACCCAAATTGCGGCACTAAGCGAATTAGACACTCTTCCCATTGAAGTAGACCTTACCGCCAGCTTGGGACATTCCCAAGGCGCCCTCGGATTGAGCGCGGCCAAGGCGCTAAAAGCTAAAGATCGAGGTGCCCTAGTTTCCGTGGTGGCCCTGTCTGTTTTGCTTTCCTACGCGGCTAAAGCGCAAGTAGCTCAGTGGGGTTGGCCCACCTTAGGTTCGGCCATGCGTTCAGTACGTGGACTATGCCAAAACGCTATTGACCGTGCTTTGGCGAAGCAGCACACCGGCTGCGAAGAAACCGAAAAAGTGGCGGTAGCACTCAAGAACGGCCCCCAAACCTTCGTACTGGCTGGGCATCCGCAAAGTTTGCTTGACTTCGAAGCCATTTGCCAAAAACGGGTAGATGAACGCAATGACGAACTGGCGAACAAACAGCGCGGAGGCAACGAGATCAACCCAATTTGGGATGAGCTGCCTATCAATGTGCCCTTCCACCACCCGGCCTTCACCCCAGCCCTCGAACATGCCCTGGACTGGGCGCAAAAATGCCACCTTGCGTTGCCTGAGCTTTCCCAGTTGGCGGCCGCAATCCTCACCGAGTCACACGATTGGCCCAGCGAACTCGTTTCCTTAGCCGGAAGCTATGACTGGGCGGTAAATCTTGGGCCAGGAGATAGCTTGACTAGATTGAGTTCTACCCTAGTATCGCCTGCCAAATTACAGATCCTCGAAGGCGGCAATTATCAGTTGCGTCAGGCCTGGCACACTCCAGGCGTCCTCGACCAGCAAATCCAAGCGGGAGAAGCCGACCGCGCCAAATCCGATTACACGCGTTTTGCCCCCAAACTAGTCAAACTAGCTGACGGGACTACCCGCCTCGAAACTGCCTTTAGTCGCCTCACCGGAAACTCCCCCGTACTTTTGGCGGGAATGACCCCAACTACGGTGGATGCCGAAATTGTGGCTGCTGCCGCCAATGCCGGCTACTGGGCAGAAATGGCCGGTGGCGGCCAGTACTCCCCCGAAGTATTCAACCACAACCTCAAAAACTTGGTAGCGGCCCTAGAGATTGGTCGTTGTGCTCAGTTCAATTCCATGTTCTTTGACCGCTACATGTGGAACCTACAGTTTGGCACCCAACGGATTGTTTCCAAAGCGCGTGCTGCTGGCGCCCCGCTGAACGGCGTGACCATTTCTGCTGGTATCCCCGAGGTAGCTGAAGCCACCGAACTCATCGCCAGCCTGACCCAAGACGGTTTCAGCTACATTGCTTTCAAACCGGGCACAATCTCTCAGATCCGCTCTGTGCTGGCCATCGCTAAAGCTAACCCCAATTTCCAGCTAATCATGCAGGTCGAGGACGGTCACGCGGGTGGACACCATAGTTGGGAAAACCTCGACGACTTGCTGCTTGCTACCTATGACGAAATTCGGGCTACCGAAAATGTAGTGCTTTGTGTCGGTGGGGGCATTGGTACCCCACAGATTGCCGCCCGCTACTTGCTTGGTACTTGGTCGGAGAAGTACACGGCTGATCGCCGCCCAGTTGATGGCATCTTGGTGGGCACTGCCGCCATGACCTGCCTCGAAGCGAAAACTTCCCCCGAAGTCAAGCAACTGCTAAAAGAAACCCCTGGGATCGCGCCAGATGATCAGGGTGGTTGGGTCGGTTCTGGCCAGATTCGAGGTGGCGTCACCTCCGGGCTTTCGCACCTTCATGCCGACATGTATGAAATTGCGAATGATTCTGCCGCTTGCTCTCGTTTGCTTAGCGAAATCGGGGCAGATCTAGAACAAATCACCGCTAGGCGCGAGGAGATCATTGCCGCCCTCGATAAAACGGCGAAACCGTATTTTGGCGACCTAGAAACCTTTACTTATCTTCAGTGGGCCCAGCGTTTTGTGGAACTGGCATACCCGTGGACTGACCCTACTTGGCCGGATCGTTTCTACGATTTACTTCAGCGGATCGAAGCCAGATTGAACCCGGCAGATCATGGCGAAATCGATTCCCTGTTTGCCTCGGTTGACGACGTGTCAGATGGCCCTGCTGCCATCGCTCGCCTAGCACAAGCCTACCCGCAGGCGGCCACCACCAAGATCTGGCCAGCCGATATTGCCTACTTCCCCACCTTGTGCCGCAAGCACCACAAGCCCTTGCCATTCGTGCCTGTCCTTGATGGCGATTTGGCTCGCTGGTGGGGTATGGATACCCTCTGGCAATCACAGGACGAACGCTACGGCGCCTCGGCAGTACGCGTAATCCCTGGCCCAGTTTCGGTCGCTGGCATCGATCGGGTAGATGAGCCAGTGGCAGAACTTTTGGGACGCTTCGAAGCTGGCGCCATTTCGGCCCTAGAGGCAGAAAATGCCCCGGTTTTCGAAGGCTATGCTCGTCTAGGTGGCGTCAAGACACCCACCGAGTTCATTCAGAATTGTCCATGGCTAGACTGGCGTGGCCACCTGATGGCAAACCCTGCTCTTTCCTCAGATGACCCGGCACCTGCCGTACGTCGCTTCGGTCAGTCGGGTTCGTCCTCGGCCTGCGATATTGTCGAAACCGAGGACGGCTGGGAGATCGTCATTAACTGCGATACCCGCTGGGACGAGTTCGCTTCCGCCCCTGCCTTTGCGGTTAAAACAGTGCGTATTCCCTTGAGTCTACCCACTTCTTTGGCTACCGGCGCTGTCCTGAAAGTAGATGACCAACGGCTACCCGAAGCAGTCTACGGTTTATTGGCAGCGGTAGCTGGCATAGGTTCGACCTCAGCCAGTGGTGACCAGCTTACCAACCTGCCGAAGGTGAGTACGGAAGCAGGATCACCTTTCGGTCGCGTTGATTATGCTTTCACCTTGAATCAAGAAGTATTCTCTTCGCACCTAGCCACCACTGGTGCGGCTCTGTCTGTCGTTCAGCCCAATAGCGACGAGAGCGGATTTACTCTGCCTACTGCATTACCTGATGCGCTAGTGGGGGCTTGCTGGCCGGCCATTTATGCGGCCTTGGGTTCGGCTTACCTGCCTGATGGCTATCCGGTAATCGAAGGGTTGTTGCAAGCGGTTCACCTAGACCACTGCATCGATTTCACCCATGATTTGCGTCCATTTACCGCCGGTAGCAACCGGGTGGAGGTGATTGCTCGAACCAGTAAGCTAGAAGAATCCGCCTCAGGTCGCATTGTCAAGGTCACCTTGGAGTTGCGTATCGAGGGCGAATTGCTGGCGGTGCTGACGGAACGTTTTGCCATCCGAGGGCGCATCACCACGAATACTCCTCCTTCGATCCTGCCGGGCTTTGGTGGTTTGGGACGTGAGGTCAACCCGATTAAGCGACAGTTCTGGTCACGGACCATGGTGCTGGCCCCACCAGAAATGACCCCATTTGCGCTGGCCTCCGGGGATTTCAATCCGATCCACACTTCTTATCGAGCAGCCGCTCTAGTTGGTTTACCCGCACCTTTGGTACATGGCATGTGGCTTTCGGCCACCGCACAGGCTTTCTTGCTCTCCAGCTGGGGCGAGTTGCAGCCTGGGCGCCTGTTGGCTTGGAGCTATTCCATGTATGGCATGGTGCAGCTCAATGACTTGGTGGAGCTGGTGGCCGAACAGGTCGGTCGGGGCCCTAGCGGTGAAGTTGCTTTTGAAGTAACCGCCAAGATTGACGGCCAAGTGGTTTCTCGGGCGCAGGCCGTATTGAGTGCCCCGCGGACCGCCTACGTTTATCCCGGCCAAGGCATTCAGGCCACCAAGATGGGAGCTAGCGATCGCTTGGCTAACCCAGTAGTGCGTGAGGTTTGGGAACAGGCCGATGCGCACACTCGCCAGGCACACGGTTTTTCGATTCTGCGTATCGTGGATGAGAATCCGACCGAACTGTTGGTACGAGGCCAGTTGCTTAAGCACCCAAAGGGTGTTTTGCATCTGACCCAGTTCACCCAGGTGGCACTGGCGGTTTTGGCTTATGGGCAAACTCAGCAGTTGCGTGCTGCCGGGCAGCAGGTGGCAGGAGCCTACTTCGCTGGGCATTCACTCGGTGAGTACACTGCTTTGGCCGCTTGTGCGAATATTTTCGATCTGCCCGCCGTGATCGATGTGGTTTATTCGCGTGGTAGCGCCATGCACTCTTTGGTGCCACGCGATGAGGCCGGCCGTTCCAACTATCGCTTAGGGGCCTTGCGCCCAAATCAGTGTGGCTTGGACGAGGCCGAGATCGAAGCTTTGGTCGCCTCAATTGCCACACAAACTGGCGAGTTCTTGCAGATTGTGAACTACAATGTGGCTTCACGTCAGTATGCGGTGGCTGGGACGATTGCCGGCTTGGACGCGTTGGCGAAGCGCGCAGAGGAGCTAGCTGCACTTCGCGGCGGCAAGCGTCCTTATATTAAGATTCCGGGAATTGACGTCCCGTTCCACTCTAGCGTTTTGGCGAATGGGGTTCCCGCTTTTGCCCAGACACTTGAGCGTTTACTCCCCACTACAATCGATGTGGAAGTTTTGGTTGGTCGCTATCTGCCCAACCTGGTAGCCCTTCCTTTTGCTTTGACGCGCGACTTTGCGGAGGCAATCGTGGGGGCAGCTCCCGCGCAACGCTTGGCTGATTTATTGGCCGAGGGTGACGAGTTCGAACGTCTCGCAGCAAACGAGCCCGAACGTCTGGCGAGGATTTTGTTGGTGGAATTGCTTTCTTGGCAGTTTGCTTCCCCGGTTCGTTGGATTGAGACGCAGGAGTTGTTGTTTACCCCGGTAAAGGATGGCGGCCTCGGTATTGATCACCTAGTAGAAATTGGTTTGGCAGCTTCCCCCACTTTGGCAAATCTGGCGAAACAAACTTTGTCACTACCGCAGTTCTCGCGTCGCGCAGTGAAGCTCTTGAATCTAGAACGCGACCAAGTGGTAGTTTTGGCCAATGAGGCGATTGCTACTCCGGCTCTGTCAGCGGAACTGGAACAGTTCAAACAGCAGTCTTTGGCAATCCAAACCGCTAGGCAGAACAACCTAGACTTAACGACGGTTGAGGCATCAACTCAAGCTTCATCTCAGGATGGTCCGGTTGCTGCTACCACTGAAAATGCCATTGGCCAGTCCGAAGTTGAAAGCCCGGCGACCCTTGCTCAGGTGACAACGCCTGCTCAGGTTACTGCTGACTCTAATGTTTCTAGCACGGAAGAAACGCCAGCCGACTCGGCGTCTTCGGCCAATGCCCAGGCCCCCACCCAGGCGGCGTCCTCGGCCCAGCCGAGCCAGAGCGCGGCTACTTCGGGCGTGGCACCCGAGGCACGCTTTACGGCCAAGGAGGCAGCTTTGGCTTTGTTTGCTTGGCAGACTAAGCTGCGCACCAGCCAGGTGCTGCCGGCCGATACGATGGATACCCTGACCAACGGGGTTTCCTCGCGACGCAACCAGTTGCTTATGGATTTGGCAGCCGAACTACAGGTCGCTTCAATCGAGGGCGCCTCTGAAGCGAGCGTAGAAACATTACTAGGTAAGGTGGTCAGCGCGGCCCCCACTTATAAACCACTGGGCCCGGTTTTGCAGGCTGTAGTTGATGCCCAGTTGCGTCCGATTTGGGCAAGTGCCGGCGCCAAATTGAGCGCGATCGAATCTCGTTTGCGCCAGCACTGGCAGCTTCCCGATTCCTGGTTGCACCCAGTACTGGTTAACTTGCTTTTGGGTTTGCGCGAGGGCGATTCCCTCCGAGGTGGTTCCCTTTCCGATTGGGAGCTAAGCAGCAACCCAGATCAGGCTCGTTTGCTTTCCTGGATCGATCAGGCGGTGGCCGAGGTGGCGACCGAGCTGAACTACCAGTTGCCTACTCCGGGTAATGAGGGGCCAACCAGTGGGAACGTTCAGGTCGATAGTGCCGCTCTTTCTGCTTTAGCTGAAGCTATTACGGGTGAGCAGGGAATCTTGGCGAAACTGGCTCGGACTACTTTGGCTGAACTCGGGTTAGCCAATGCCCCAGTTTCGGTGGCGCTTGATGAAGCTGGAGCCCAGCTTTTGGCGAAGGTAGAAACTGAACTTGGGCCAAAGTGGCTCGAGTCTGTCAGCAATGCTTTCGATCCGAAACGGGCAGTGCTCTTTAATGACCGTTGGGCCAGTGCCCGCGAAGATTTGGCTCGTTGGGGACAAGCGCTTGCAGCTTCCCCCGAGGCTAAGGTGAGTATGCCTGACCCGAGTCGTTTTGCCGGATTGGGGAAAACCGTTTCCCACCAAGCTAAGTGGTGGGCCGGGCAGGTTCAGAGCCAAGCTAAGTGGTTTGAGCAGGTGTCTGACCTGGCTTTGGAATCTGCGACCGGACGTTTCCAGCAGGAAGTCGCTTTGGTAACTGGGGCCGCCCCAAATTCGATTGCGGGTGCCTTGGTCGCCGACCTGTTGCAAGGTGGAGCGACGGTGATTATGACTGCGTCCCGCATTGATGATCGACGCTTGAATTTCGCCCGTGAGCTCTACGCCGAGAATGCTAATGCGCAAGCCAAACTGTGGCTAGTTCCAGCGAATTTGAATTCCTTCCAAGATATTGATGATTTGCTGTCCTGGGTTACCACTGCCCAGACAGAAAGCGTTGGTCAAGTGACGAAGGTACTCAAACCTGCCTTGCTCCCAACTTTGCTGTTCCCTTTTGCTGCTGGACGCGTTTTTGGTTCTTTGGCCGAGGCCGGTCCCGCTACCGAACGCCAAGCTAGGATACTGCTGTGGAGTGTGGAGCGCCTCTTGGCTGGTTTGGCTCAGGCCACTGCCGATTATGGCAATGGCGAGCGAGTCCATGTGGTGCTTCCGGGCTCTCCTAACCGTGGTACTTTTGGGGGCGATGGCCCTTATGGTGAAGTCAAGGCAGCTTTCGATGCCATCGTGAATAAGTGGCAGGTGGAAAGTGTTTGGCCACAGCAGGTCACCTTGGCTCGTGCCCACATTGGTTGGGTATCTGGCACCAACTTAATGGGGGCTAATGACGCCCTAGTGCCGGCTGCTAAGGAAGCAGGCATCGAGGTCTATACTCCCGCGCAGATTAGCGAAAAGCTCCTTGACCTGTGTTCGCCGAAGGCACGAGCTAAGGCGGCGAAGGCACCGCTGGAGGCAGATCTTACTGGTGGTTTGGCCCAAGCCAAGGTGCACCTGCCAACTTTGGCGGCGCAAGTTGCCGCGCAGGTCAAGGCCGCGCAGGAGCTAGCCCAGACCGAAGCAAAGGCACTAGAAGCTCCGAAGATTAAGGCCCTCCCGAATATCACTTTGCCAACCTTGGCGTCATCCACAAAGGTGGGGCCGACCTCGACCAAACTATCCGATCTGGTGGTTTTGGTTGGTACCGGCGAGGTTTCTGCTTGGGGCTCAGGACGTACCAGGCAGGAAGCTGAATACGGTATTTCGCGCGATGGTAGCGTCGAACTAACCGCTGCTGGCGTACTGGAATTGGCTTGGATGATGGGCCTGTTGACTTGGGCGCAAGAACCACAAGCTGGTTGGTATGACCAGTCTGGTGAACTGGTGCCGGAAGCTGAGATCTACGAGCGTTATCGTGAGGAAGTGACAGCTCGTTGTGGGGTTCGCGAGTTTGTCAATGACTCCACTTTGGTGGACTTGGGTTCGTTGGATGCGGCCACGGTTTACCTCGAATCCGATGTGGAGTTCACGGTACCTAGTGAGGAGATTGCTCGCGCCTACCAAGTAGCTGATCCTACAGCCACCTATTTCCCCAATGACGAGGGCGAGTTTGTGGTGCGTAAGCTAGCTGGAAGCCAAGTGCTCGTGCCTAAGAAGGCCACTTTGACCCGCACGGTTGGCGGGCAACTACCTACCGATTTCGATCCTGCCAAGTGGGGGCTTCCAGTGGGCATGCTCGATGGCATGGACCGGATTGCAGCCTGGAACTTGGTGACCTGCGTGGATGCTTTCCTCAGTGCGGGCTTCACCCCGGCTGAACTACTGACGGCGCTTCACCCCAGCCAGGTTGCCTCCACCCAAGGTACCGGCATTGGCGGGATGGAGTCTTTGCGTCAGGTCTTCCTCGATCGCTTCCTTGGTAAGGATCGCCCGCAGGATATCTTGCAGGAGGCTTTGCCCAATGTGGTGGCCGCGCACGTCATGCAAGCCTATGTGGGCGGTTATGGCGCCATGATTCACCCGGTGGCTGCTTGTGCTACTGCAGCTGTTTCCCTAGAAGAAGGGGTTGACAAGATTTTGGTGGGTAAAGCCAAGTTTGTGGTCACCGGCGGGATCGACGATATTAGTGTCGAGTCGCTAACCGGTTTCGGGGAAATGAATGCCACCGCAGATTCAGCGGCGATGGCGGCCAAGGGAATTAATCCGCGTTTCTTCTCGCGGGCAAATGATGCCCGTCGAGGTGGTTTCGTTGAGGCTGCTGGTGGCGGCACCGCGCTGTTGGCTCGTGGTGACGTGGCGGCAGAGCTGGGTCTCCCAGTGCTGGCGGTGGTCGCTCACGCCCAGTCTTTTGCTGATGGCGCGCACACGTCGATTCCGGCTCCGGGCATTGGGGCACTTGCGGCCGGCTGTGGCTATGGCGACTCTCGTTTGGCTCAGAATCTGGCAAAGCTGGGTTTGAGCGCAAATGATGTAAAAGTTGTCTCGAAGCACGATACTTCCACCAATGCCAATGACCCGAATGAGTCTTTGCTGCACGCTACTTTGTGGCCGGCGATTGGCCGTGAGACTGGCAATCCTCAGTACGTGATTTCTCAGAAGTCGTTGACTGGACATGCCAAGGGTGGTGCCGCGCTCTTCCAGCTGGCTGGTTTGGCTCAGGTGCTTCGCACCGGTAAGTTGCCGGGCAATGCCGCCCTCGATTGTGTTGATGAGGCGATCGCGCCCAAGTCGGGAGAATTCGTTTGGCTTCGTTCTCCGCTCGATTTGGGTCCGGGCGCGGTAAAGGCAGCTGCCTTAACTTCGCTTGGTTTCGGGCACGTTTCCGCTTTGGTGGTTTTGGCTCACCCGTCCTGTTTCGAAGCGGTTTTGCAGGCCGAGGGCGGGAATGTGGCCGCTTGGCGTCAGCGCGCTAGCGAACGGTTGCAAGCTGGGGCTCGTCGACTCTCCGCGGCCATGATTGGTCAAGCGAAGCTTTATGAACCGGTGGAAAAGCGTCGCCTCCCGCAGGTAGGCGCTGATGAGAGCGAGCGGGCCATGCTGCTTGATCCACAAGCTCGCCTAGCAAGCAACGGTCGGTTTCAACCAGCAAGTGAAGTACAGCAATGAGCCTGAGAGGAAACCAGGTTGCTAGCTCGCCCCAGCCGAGTTTGGCTCGCTCTTTGGCTAGCTTGCCCCGAGATTGGGGACGCCAAGGGGTCTGCGGGGTAGGGATGGACACGGTTAAAATCAGTGATTTTGCCGCGCAACTCCAGATGCCAGGGTCCACCTTCTCGCAGGTTTTCACCGCCCAAGAGCAACAGGTCGCGTCTTTGCGTCCAGCGCCGGCAGCTTCGCTTGCTGCTCGTTGGGCGGCCAAGGAAGCGCTAGTTAAGGCTTGGTCACAAGCTTTGGGTCCATTGCCGTTACCATTGCCTGATTCTCCGGCGATTTGGTCGCAGATCGAGGTGGTTAGCGATAGCGTGCACCGCCCTCGGTTGGTTTTATCTGGGGAAGTTTTGGCGGCTTTTTCGCGGACTTGCCCGGGTGCCATGTGCCAAGTTTCTTTATGTCACGAGGACGATTTTGCCAGTGCCATTGTCATCGTAAGTGGCAGTGGGGCGAATCCCGGCTAAGGCAACCTGCCTCAGCTGGAGTAAACCAGTCCTTGCTGGGCAAATCACTCCTTGCTGGGGCAACCAGCTTTTCCTGTGGCAAACCAGTCCCACCCTAAAAAACTTATCTCTAATATTTCAACCCATCAGAAAGTAGAAAAATGTCTAAAACCTCCCCCACTCTAAATAAGTCTTTGCTTCTTAGCGAACCGGTGCTAGCCGATCGTTGGACCTTGGGATCACTGAGTAAGGCTGCCCGCGAGTTGGTACTGGTCATCGCCGGGGCCTCTTTGGTCGGCGCTTTCGCCCAGCTTAGTGTGCCGATGTGGCCGGTGCCGGTTACTGCCCAGACGCTAGCAGTCATGTTGGTGGGCGCGGCCTTTGGTTTGACTAGAGGTGCGATTACTTTGGCAAGTTACTTGGGGCTCGGCCTATTGGTGGTGCCTTGGTTTGCGAACTTCACGGGTGGCAGCGCAGCTATCTTTAAGCCTTCCTTTGGCTTCATTATCGGTTTTATCCTGATGGCTGCCTTGGTCGGTTTTGGGGCCCAGCGTGGTTGGGATCGTCGCCTTTCCTCGGCCTTCTTGCTCTTCTTGGGGGCAAATGTCGCGCTTTATGTTTTTGGGCTGGCTTATCTTTGGGTCGCCCTAGCCGCTTTGGGTAAGACCCTTTCCCTGTCAGCACTGCTAAAGATTGGCTTGTTGCCTTTTGTTCCTGGTGACTTGTTAAAGACCGTGCTGGCTGCGGCTCTTTCTCCGCTAGCTTGGAAGCTAGTGGGGGCTAAAGCCTAGTGGGCTCACGCTAAAACGACTTGGGGCTCGTCAGGTTTTGCTTGACGGGCTCCAAGCTTTTTCGCAGTAGAACTGTTATGAGAGGGTTTTCTGGGCGAAGGCTACCCGCATTTTTTCGCTAAATCCCATGGCTTCGTTGATTGCCAAAATGCTGTAGTTATCGATGGCATTATTGGTCGACAGAATCTTAAGCTGGCCAAAGTTCTGTTCTAGGCTCTCATGTAGCCAAGCTTTGATCGCCCAGCCAAGCCCAAGGCCTCGGGCATGACGAGAAACAACGGTTAGTTTTTGGTGTGCTTGGGTCTTGCCGGGGTAGATTTCCACGTCCGCAAAAGCGACGATTTCGCCTTGTTCATCGGCTAAAGCCACGTGCCACAGTTCATGTCCGGCAAGTTGGTAGTGTTCCATCCATTTGCGGTAAGTAGCGAGGCTTATCTCGTAGTTGTCTACTGCTAAATCTCCGGCTGGCACATCTTGGTTGCTTTGGTTGAATAGTCGCATAAAGGAAGCCG includes these proteins:
- a CDS encoding type I polyketide synthase, whose product is MEQQKMTLPVLFAGQASNWLACWQDTDFGQSQGAKLSEQVWEEAKAKLGAVLQELVTIAPDSLTQVDQLFQGRTQGVTAQDATVSMPAILLTQIAALSELDTLPIEVDLTASLGHSQGALGLSAAKALKAKDRGALVSVVALSVLLSYAAKAQVAQWGWPTLGSAMRSVRGLCQNAIDRALAKQHTGCEETEKVAVALKNGPQTFVLAGHPQSLLDFEAICQKRVDERNDELANKQRGGNEINPIWDELPINVPFHHPAFTPALEHALDWAQKCHLALPELSQLAAAILTESHDWPSELVSLAGSYDWAVNLGPGDSLTRLSSTLVSPAKLQILEGGNYQLRQAWHTPGVLDQQIQAGEADRAKSDYTRFAPKLVKLADGTTRLETAFSRLTGNSPVLLAGMTPTTVDAEIVAAAANAGYWAEMAGGGQYSPEVFNHNLKNLVAALEIGRCAQFNSMFFDRYMWNLQFGTQRIVSKARAAGAPLNGVTISAGIPEVAEATELIASLTQDGFSYIAFKPGTISQIRSVLAIAKANPNFQLIMQVEDGHAGGHHSWENLDDLLLATYDEIRATENVVLCVGGGIGTPQIAARYLLGTWSEKYTADRRPVDGILVGTAAMTCLEAKTSPEVKQLLKETPGIAPDDQGGWVGSGQIRGGVTSGLSHLHADMYEIANDSAACSRLLSEIGADLEQITARREEIIAALDKTAKPYFGDLETFTYLQWAQRFVELAYPWTDPTWPDRFYDLLQRIEARLNPADHGEIDSLFASVDDVSDGPAAIARLAQAYPQAATTKIWPADIAYFPTLCRKHHKPLPFVPVLDGDLARWWGMDTLWQSQDERYGASAVRVIPGPVSVAGIDRVDEPVAELLGRFEAGAISALEAENAPVFEGYARLGGVKTPTEFIQNCPWLDWRGHLMANPALSSDDPAPAVRRFGQSGSSSACDIVETEDGWEIVINCDTRWDEFASAPAFAVKTVRIPLSLPTSLATGAVLKVDDQRLPEAVYGLLAAVAGIGSTSASGDQLTNLPKVSTEAGSPFGRVDYAFTLNQEVFSSHLATTGAALSVVQPNSDESGFTLPTALPDALVGACWPAIYAALGSAYLPDGYPVIEGLLQAVHLDHCIDFTHDLRPFTAGSNRVEVIARTSKLEESASGRIVKVTLELRIEGELLAVLTERFAIRGRITTNTPPSILPGFGGLGREVNPIKRQFWSRTMVLAPPEMTPFALASGDFNPIHTSYRAAALVGLPAPLVHGMWLSATAQAFLLSSWGELQPGRLLAWSYSMYGMVQLNDLVELVAEQVGRGPSGEVAFEVTAKIDGQVVSRAQAVLSAPRTAYVYPGQGIQATKMGASDRLANPVVREVWEQADAHTRQAHGFSILRIVDENPTELLVRGQLLKHPKGVLHLTQFTQVALAVLAYGQTQQLRAAGQQVAGAYFAGHSLGEYTALAACANIFDLPAVIDVVYSRGSAMHSLVPRDEAGRSNYRLGALRPNQCGLDEAEIEALVASIATQTGEFLQIVNYNVASRQYAVAGTIAGLDALAKRAEELAALRGGKRPYIKIPGIDVPFHSSVLANGVPAFAQTLERLLPTTIDVEVLVGRYLPNLVALPFALTRDFAEAIVGAAPAQRLADLLAEGDEFERLAANEPERLARILLVELLSWQFASPVRWIETQELLFTPVKDGGLGIDHLVEIGLAASPTLANLAKQTLSLPQFSRRAVKLLNLERDQVVVLANEAIATPALSAELEQFKQQSLAIQTARQNNLDLTTVEASTQASSQDGPVAATTENAIGQSEVESPATLAQVTTPAQVTADSNVSSTEETPADSASSANAQAPTQAASSAQPSQSAATSGVAPEARFTAKEAALALFAWQTKLRTSQVLPADTMDTLTNGVSSRRNQLLMDLAAELQVASIEGASEASVETLLGKVVSAAPTYKPLGPVLQAVVDAQLRPIWASAGAKLSAIESRLRQHWQLPDSWLHPVLVNLLLGLREGDSLRGGSLSDWELSSNPDQARLLSWIDQAVAEVATELNYQLPTPGNEGPTSGNVQVDSAALSALAEAITGEQGILAKLARTTLAELGLANAPVSVALDEAGAQLLAKVETELGPKWLESVSNAFDPKRAVLFNDRWASAREDLARWGQALAASPEAKVSMPDPSRFAGLGKTVSHQAKWWAGQVQSQAKWFEQVSDLALESATGRFQQEVALVTGAAPNSIAGALVADLLQGGATVIMTASRIDDRRLNFARELYAENANAQAKLWLVPANLNSFQDIDDLLSWVTTAQTESVGQVTKVLKPALLPTLLFPFAAGRVFGSLAEAGPATERQARILLWSVERLLAGLAQATADYGNGERVHVVLPGSPNRGTFGGDGPYGEVKAAFDAIVNKWQVESVWPQQVTLARAHIGWVSGTNLMGANDALVPAAKEAGIEVYTPAQISEKLLDLCSPKARAKAAKAPLEADLTGGLAQAKVHLPTLAAQVAAQVKAAQELAQTEAKALEAPKIKALPNITLPTLASSTKVGPTSTKLSDLVVLVGTGEVSAWGSGRTRQEAEYGISRDGSVELTAAGVLELAWMMGLLTWAQEPQAGWYDQSGELVPEAEIYERYREEVTARCGVREFVNDSTLVDLGSLDAATVYLESDVEFTVPSEEIARAYQVADPTATYFPNDEGEFVVRKLAGSQVLVPKKATLTRTVGGQLPTDFDPAKWGLPVGMLDGMDRIAAWNLVTCVDAFLSAGFTPAELLTALHPSQVASTQGTGIGGMESLRQVFLDRFLGKDRPQDILQEALPNVVAAHVMQAYVGGYGAMIHPVAACATAAVSLEEGVDKILVGKAKFVVTGGIDDISVESLTGFGEMNATADSAAMAAKGINPRFFSRANDARRGGFVEAAGGGTALLARGDVAAELGLPVLAVVAHAQSFADGAHTSIPAPGIGALAAGCGYGDSRLAQNLAKLGLSANDVKVVSKHDTSTNANDPNESLLHATLWPAIGRETGNPQYVISQKSLTGHAKGGAALFQLAGLAQVLRTGKLPGNAALDCVDEAIAPKSGEFVWLRSPLDLGPGAVKAAALTSLGFGHVSALVVLAHPSCFEAVLQAEGGNVAAWRQRASERLQAGARRLSAAMIGQAKLYEPVEKRRLPQVGADESERAMLLDPQARLASNGRFQPASEVQQ